In Chroococcidiopsis sp. TS-821, the following are encoded in one genomic region:
- a CDS encoding bifunctional 2-polyprenyl-6-hydroxyphenol methylase/3-demethylubiquinol 3-O-methyltransferase UbiG, protein MNLVSNKQIYNTVEFDTWAHETNLLDEEKYLIETYLNKEAKTLEAGTGGGRILFEMKKMGFHSLYGYDYVPKYIAQAQHKDPESDICFEVQNATQLKYADSSFDQIIYLQQILSVIEDENGREKALQEAYRILKKQGMALFSFLCFESRMNNIVYFPFLVYLSIVRKLRGSHHSLRYLPWLKLGGKVNWRALCDRAPYVYWYSLHEAVQALASVGFNILAVGSTRQIQKQQMHANLESLTGERLEGMLYCVCQKS, encoded by the coding sequence ATGAACTTAGTTAGCAACAAGCAAATATATAACACTGTAGAATTTGATACTTGGGCACATGAAACAAATTTACTTGATGAGGAAAAGTATCTTATAGAAACTTATTTAAACAAAGAAGCAAAGACGCTAGAAGCAGGTACTGGGGGGGGCAGAATTTTATTTGAAATGAAAAAAATGGGCTTTCATTCTCTCTACGGATACGATTATGTACCTAAGTACATTGCACAAGCTCAACATAAAGATCCAGAATCTGATATTTGCTTTGAAGTTCAAAATGCAACTCAGTTAAAATATGCAGATTCTAGCTTCGATCAAATTATTTATTTACAGCAGATTTTGAGTGTTATAGAAGATGAAAATGGACGAGAAAAAGCACTTCAAGAAGCTTACCGAATCCTCAAAAAGCAAGGAATGGCATTGTTTTCTTTTTTGTGTTTTGAATCTAGGATGAATAACATTGTATACTTTCCATTTTTAGTTTATTTGAGTATTGTAAGAAAATTGCGTGGCTCTCATCACTCATTGCGTTATCTTCCTTGGCTAAAACTAGGAGGAAAAGTTAACTGGAGAGCGCTGTGCGATCGCGCTCCCTACGTATATTGGTATAGTTTACACGAAGCAGTTCAAGCCTTAGCTTCAGTTGGTTTCAATATATTAGCAGTTGGTTCCACCAGGCAAATTCAAAAGCAACAAATGCATGCAAATTTAGAAAGTTTAACAGGTGAGCGGCTAGAAGGAATGCTTTACTGTGTGTGTCAAAAAAGTTGA
- a CDS encoding sugar transferase — MKNKSNHFLYWLSRLIKSLTDIVVAIITLIALSPIMLGVAIAIFTQIGRPILFAQPRPGKDGKIFNFYKFRSMTNDCDAQGNLLPDEQRLTPIGQFLRRTSLDELPQLWNVLRGDMSIVGPRPLLVKYLDRYTPEQARRHEVKPGITGLAQVNGRNALSWEERFKLDVWYVDHWSLWLDLKILGLTVWKVLQREGINQQGYATCEEFKGQKNQDQAVT, encoded by the coding sequence ATGAAGAACAAGTCGAATCATTTTTTGTATTGGTTAAGCCGTTTAATAAAATCTTTGACGGACATAGTTGTAGCAATCATAACTTTAATTGCGCTATCTCCTATCATGCTAGGAGTTGCGATCGCAATCTTTACTCAGATTGGACGACCAATTTTGTTCGCACAACCGCGCCCTGGAAAAGACGGTAAAATCTTCAACTTTTATAAGTTTCGCTCGATGACTAATGACTGTGACGCGCAAGGAAATTTGCTTCCTGACGAGCAACGTCTGACACCTATAGGTCAATTTCTGCGCCGCACGAGTTTGGATGAATTACCACAACTGTGGAATGTGCTAAGAGGCGACATGAGTATTGTTGGTCCTCGCCCTTTACTCGTCAAATACCTCGATCGTTACACTCCTGAACAAGCACGTCGCCATGAAGTCAAACCAGGTATTACTGGATTAGCACAAGTTAATGGTCGTAATGCCCTTTCGTGGGAAGAAAGATTTAAACTCGATGTTTGGTATGTTGACCATTGGAGCTTGTGGCTCGACCTCAAAATTCTGGGATTGACTGTGTGGAAAGTCTTACAGCGCGAAGGTATTAATCAACAAGGTTATGCTACGTGCGAAGAATTTAAAGGACAAAAGAACCAAGACCAAGCAGTAACGTAG
- a CDS encoding glycosyltransferase family 4 protein: MQLTLVIHALTAGGAERVMSIMANYWAAKGWNITIVTMDDGSIPPFYDLDTRIQHIPLGLATKSPNFIWATWHNLRRVFILRKTIYQLKPDAVISFLDTTNVLTLLATQSLKIPVIVDEQNHPAMYSIGRSWEKLRELTYPQASRVVAVTARALSYFSLAIQSRGSVIPNPALSVKLDENSATPKLEKPFLIAIGRLEEQKGFDILLQAFEQVADSYPEWKLIILGEGSLRPQLESLVHQLNLAKRVHLKGVVKNPFSFLQQAEFFVMSSRYEGFPNALCEAMACGLPVIATDCPSGPQEIIRNNVDGILVPSEDVSALAAAIKRLISDEEERKRLASRATEVTERFSLEKVMNMWETLLAEVISERKKL; the protein is encoded by the coding sequence ATGCAACTAACTTTGGTAATTCATGCTCTAACTGCTGGTGGGGCAGAACGAGTGATGTCGATTATGGCAAACTATTGGGCAGCTAAAGGTTGGAACATTACTATAGTTACTATGGATGATGGTTCTATACCCCCTTTTTACGATTTAGATACTCGTATTCAACACATTCCTTTGGGGTTAGCAACAAAATCTCCCAACTTTATCTGGGCAACTTGGCATAACTTAAGACGAGTTTTCATTCTACGCAAGACAATCTATCAACTTAAGCCTGACGCTGTTATCAGTTTTCTAGATACAACTAATGTGTTGACTTTGTTAGCAACACAGTCATTGAAGATTCCAGTGATAGTAGACGAGCAAAATCATCCAGCGATGTACTCTATTGGTAGGAGTTGGGAGAAACTACGCGAATTAACGTATCCTCAAGCGAGTAGAGTTGTAGCAGTTACTGCCAGAGCCTTAAGTTATTTTTCTTTAGCAATACAGTCTCGCGGCTCAGTTATTCCTAATCCTGCATTATCAGTCAAGCTTGATGAAAATTCAGCAACACCTAAGTTAGAAAAGCCATTTTTAATTGCTATAGGAAGACTCGAGGAACAAAAAGGTTTTGATATTTTATTACAAGCTTTTGAGCAAGTAGCAGACTCCTATCCTGAGTGGAAATTAATTATTCTTGGCGAAGGCTCTTTACGTCCACAATTAGAATCCTTAGTGCATCAACTCAATTTAGCAAAGCGCGTTCACCTTAAAGGTGTAGTTAAAAATCCTTTTAGCTTTTTGCAGCAAGCAGAGTTTTTTGTTATGTCTTCGCGCTATGAAGGGTTTCCTAACGCTTTATGCGAAGCAATGGCTTGTGGGCTACCAGTTATTGCAACAGATTGTCCGAGTGGTCCTCAAGAAATTATCCGTAACAATGTAGATGGTATTTTAGTGCCGAGTGAAGACGTATCTGCCTTAGCAGCAGCAATCAAGCGCTTAATATCGGATGAGGAAGAACGTAAACGTTTGGCGAGTCGTGCTACAGAAGTGACAGAAAGGTTTAGTTTAGAGAAGGTGATGAATATGTGGGAAACCTTACTTGCAGAAGTTATTTCAGAAAGAAAAAAGTTGTGA
- a CDS encoding GNAT family N-acetyltransferase: MNSCYEAQSHNSLSPTKLIGCQVLDLSHPLWKITLNNLRHDIYHLPEYVDLEAQRIQATAEAILITQGDKVFFVPYLLRSCNLLFQSEIELFDVISPYGYPGILLNEAASTPEFLNLAFQQFIECLAYKNVCSAFLRLHPILNQNLSQYPYCQFNGETVSVNLTLSLAEIWQQTRPEHRNKINKTKRSGMVAKIVPFADYIDIFVDLYEQTMDRVGATQSYYFGRDYFVQLSQALKNHLHLCVVELNDEIICGGIFTEACGIVQYHLGGTKSAFLKQAPSKLMFDYVRTWARERGNEFLHLGGGVGGAKDSLYHFKAGFSKQRHIFSTVRLVVNRKDYDNLVQVRAKELGTSVAELLKSNFFPAYRATCV, translated from the coding sequence ATGAATAGCTGCTACGAAGCTCAATCTCACAACTCCTTATCACCAACCAAACTAATAGGGTGCCAAGTTCTTGATTTGTCACATCCTTTGTGGAAAATAACTCTCAACAACTTACGCCACGATATTTATCATCTACCTGAATATGTAGATTTAGAAGCACAAAGAATCCAAGCAACTGCTGAAGCTATTTTAATTACTCAAGGTGATAAAGTTTTTTTCGTCCCCTATCTATTACGTTCGTGCAACTTACTATTTCAGTCGGAGATAGAACTTTTTGATGTTATCTCTCCTTACGGCTACCCAGGAATTTTACTCAACGAAGCCGCTAGTACGCCGGAATTTCTCAATTTGGCATTTCAGCAATTCATTGAGTGTCTTGCTTACAAAAATGTTTGTTCGGCTTTTTTACGACTTCACCCCATACTTAATCAAAATTTGAGTCAGTATCCGTACTGCCAATTCAACGGCGAAACTGTTTCAGTCAATTTAACACTATCACTTGCAGAAATATGGCAGCAAACTCGCCCAGAACACCGCAATAAAATTAATAAAACCAAACGTAGTGGAATGGTAGCTAAAATAGTACCATTTGCGGACTACATTGATATTTTTGTCGATCTTTACGAACAAACGATGGATCGTGTAGGCGCAACTCAGTCATACTACTTTGGCAGAGATTACTTTGTGCAATTGTCGCAAGCATTAAAGAATCATTTACACTTGTGTGTTGTGGAATTGAATGATGAAATCATTTGTGGTGGCATATTTACTGAAGCTTGTGGCATAGTTCAATATCACTTGGGTGGAACCAAATCAGCTTTCTTGAAACAAGCACCAAGTAAACTTATGTTTGACTATGTCCGCACTTGGGCAAGAGAACGCGGAAATGAATTTTTGCATCTTGGTGGTGGAGTTGGTGGTGCAAAAGATAGTTTGTACCATTTTAAAGCGGGCTTTTCCAAACAAAGACATATTTTCTCCACTGTGCGTTTAGTTGTCAATCGGAAAGACTATGACAACTTAGTGCAAGTACGTGCAAAAGAGTTAGGTACTTCGGTTGCAGAGTTACTAAAATCTAACTTTTTTCCTGCTTATCGTGCCACTTGTGTTTGA
- a CDS encoding glycosyltransferase, translating to MNMLINTTNQKIVTHIITGLSTGGAEMMLYNLLSRVERAKFKPVVVSLMDRGTLGDRILALDIPVYSLGMQPGMLPTPNILWKLIHTLRELQPNLIQGWMYHGNLAAQFASRFFSPKVPVIWGIHHSIAQLDAEKQMTQVIIKLSAKISHLPKKVVFVSQTSRAQHEAIGYSQHNSCVIPNGFDTTLFQPAWETRTQIRSTLGLATDTLLIGLFCRYHPMKDHANFLHAAALLSKNYPNVHFLLAGTDVTPTNQELQQLILNLGLTQQVHLLGERSDIPQLMSALDIATLASAYGEAFPLVVGEAMACGVPCVVTDVGDAKWIVGDTGKVIPPKNSQALADAWQELIALGTTARTALGKAARARIQENFALDTVVAQYQALYA from the coding sequence ATGAATATGCTGATAAATACGACCAATCAAAAAATTGTAACGCATATTATTACTGGACTGTCTACTGGTGGTGCAGAAATGATGCTTTATAACTTGTTATCAAGAGTAGAGCGAGCTAAGTTTAAGCCAGTAGTTGTGTCATTAATGGATCGAGGTACGCTGGGCGATCGCATCTTGGCATTAGATATTCCTGTATACTCGCTCGGTATGCAGCCAGGAATGTTACCAACACCCAATATTCTCTGGAAACTAATTCATACTTTACGTGAATTACAACCTAATCTTATTCAAGGGTGGATGTATCATGGCAATTTAGCCGCGCAATTTGCTAGCCGTTTTTTCTCGCCTAAAGTTCCAGTCATTTGGGGGATTCATCACTCGATTGCGCAACTCGATGCTGAAAAACAAATGACACAAGTCATAATCAAATTGAGTGCTAAGATATCTCACTTGCCCAAAAAGGTTGTTTTTGTCTCTCAAACCAGTAGAGCGCAACACGAAGCTATAGGATATTCTCAGCACAATAGCTGCGTTATTCCTAATGGTTTTGATACTACCCTGTTTCAACCTGCATGGGAGACGAGAACACAAATCCGCTCAACTTTAGGATTAGCGACAGACACATTATTGATCGGATTATTTTGTCGCTATCATCCGATGAAAGATCACGCCAACTTTCTTCACGCAGCAGCACTTTTGAGTAAGAATTATCCAAACGTCCATTTTTTATTAGCTGGTACTGATGTCACGCCTACAAATCAAGAATTGCAACAGCTAATTTTGAACTTAGGACTAACTCAACAAGTTCATCTTTTGGGCGAGCGCAGTGATATTCCGCAGCTGATGTCAGCACTTGATATAGCAACTTTGGCATCTGCCTACGGTGAGGCATTTCCTTTAGTTGTTGGTGAGGCGATGGCGTGTGGCGTACCGTGTGTTGTTACCGATGTTGGTGATGCCAAATGGATTGTGGGCGATACAGGAAAAGTGATACCGCCAAAGAACTCTCAAGCGCTCGCGGATGCTTGGCAAGAACTGATAGCACTTGGAACAACAGCCAGAACTGCTTTAGGAAAAGCTGCAAGAGCAAGAATTCAAGAAAATTTTGCCCTCGATACAGTTGTCGCTCAGTATCAAGCTTTGTATGCCTAA
- a CDS encoding glycosyltransferase, translated as MPKLLIVTTIPATVRAFLLPYIKHFRAQGWQVDAMAQGITDCSECTTACDRVWDVEWSRNPLDPRNFIAAPHQIQQVLTQQNYDLVHVHTPVAAFVTRYAIHRWQHPTKPKVIYTAHGFHFYRGGSPVKNTIFLTLEKLAGRWTDYLVVINREDEQAAKQQKIVPAAKIRYMPGIGVDTNYYSPQAVAQSDVMQLRQELGLTPEHPLFLSIAEFIPRKRHRDLLQAFALLPPHAHLALAGTGVLQTQMQRLADRLGIAERVHFLGLRQDIPVLIRASVATVLVSAQEGLPRSVMESLSLEVPVIGTKIRGIQDLLEAELLVELGDVNAIARAMTWVLDRPQAAQTLGKRGRDRIANYDLRQVVAMHEKLYAEALL; from the coding sequence ATGCCTAAACTTTTGATTGTTACGACAATTCCAGCAACGGTGCGCGCATTTCTTTTACCGTATATCAAGCATTTTCGTGCCCAAGGTTGGCAAGTCGATGCTATGGCACAAGGAATTACCGATTGTTCTGAGTGTACAACGGCGTGCGATCGCGTTTGGGACGTTGAGTGGTCGCGCAACCCCCTCGACCCGCGCAATTTCATCGCTGCGCCGCACCAAATTCAGCAAGTTCTAACCCAACAAAATTATGATTTAGTCCACGTTCATACACCAGTAGCGGCTTTTGTCACGCGTTATGCGATTCATCGTTGGCAACACCCAACAAAACCAAAAGTGATTTACACAGCGCATGGTTTTCATTTCTATCGTGGTGGATCGCCAGTCAAAAATACCATCTTTCTCACGCTAGAAAAACTGGCGGGGCGCTGGACAGATTATCTCGTTGTCATTAATCGTGAAGACGAACAAGCCGCAAAGCAGCAAAAAATTGTGCCTGCAGCGAAAATCCGCTATATGCCAGGGATTGGAGTTGATACAAATTACTACAGCCCACAAGCAGTTGCTCAAAGTGATGTCATGCAGCTACGCCAAGAATTAGGGCTAACGCCAGAACATCCGCTTTTTTTGTCGATTGCAGAATTTATTCCGCGCAAGCGTCATCGCGATCTTCTCCAAGCTTTTGCGTTGTTACCACCACACGCCCACCTAGCATTAGCCGGAACAGGGGTATTACAAACACAAATGCAAAGGTTAGCCGATCGATTAGGAATTGCTGAACGCGTTCATTTCCTTGGATTGCGACAGGATATTCCAGTTCTGATTCGCGCCTCAGTTGCAACCGTACTCGTCTCAGCCCAAGAAGGATTACCCCGAAGTGTTATGGAGTCTCTTAGCTTAGAAGTTCCTGTGATTGGGACAAAAATTAGAGGTATTCAAGATTTATTAGAAGCAGAACTTTTGGTTGAGTTGGGAGATGTTAACGCAATTGCACGAGCAATGACTTGGGTACTAGATCGTCCTCAAGCAGCTCAAACTTTAGGAAAAAGAGGACGCGATCGCATAGCGAATTATGACTTGCGGCAGGTCGTCGCAATGCATGAAAAACTCTATGCTGAAGCTCTGCTGTAA
- a CDS encoding glycosyltransferase, producing MATERISFFLPALYGGGAERVTINVLKGMIQRGVACDLVLASAEGPYLEQVPEQVRIVNLNAGRVIKAILPLSNYLRREKPKALVSHLNHANVAAILAKKLTRATTRLVVVEHNTLSVDRAKLWRGKLIPPLMKLLYPQADAVVGVSQGVVQDLETYLKLRQGISVIYNPVVDDVLLTQAAAPLDHPWFQEGTLPVFLAVGRLCEQKDFLTLIKAFALLRRKKPARLMILGEGEERNRLEDAIATLGISQDVALPGFVANPYAYMSRASAFVLSSRWEGLPTVLIEAMACGCQVIATDCPSGAKEILDAGVYGKLVPVGDVDAMAFAMQQVLETSTNRDRLIQRAMYFTIDRAVPEYLTLINHL from the coding sequence ATGGCTACGGAACGTATTTCTTTTTTTCTACCAGCGTTGTATGGCGGCGGCGCAGAACGCGTGACAATTAATGTGCTTAAAGGCATGATACAAAGAGGTGTCGCATGCGATTTAGTCTTAGCTAGCGCTGAAGGACCTTATTTAGAGCAAGTACCTGAGCAAGTACGTATAGTTAACTTAAATGCAGGTAGAGTCATTAAAGCTATTCTACCTTTATCAAATTACTTACGCCGCGAAAAGCCTAAGGCGTTGGTATCGCATCTCAATCACGCTAACGTTGCAGCAATATTAGCAAAGAAATTAACGCGCGCAACAACTCGCTTAGTTGTGGTAGAACATAATACTTTGTCTGTTGATCGAGCTAAGTTGTGGCGAGGAAAATTGATTCCGCCTTTGATGAAGTTACTTTATCCGCAAGCTGATGCGGTTGTCGGTGTTTCGCAGGGCGTTGTGCAAGATTTAGAAACTTATCTCAAATTAAGACAAGGGATTAGTGTCATCTATAATCCTGTTGTTGATGATGTGCTTTTAACCCAAGCTGCAGCACCTTTGGATCATCCATGGTTTCAAGAAGGTACTCTGCCTGTATTTCTTGCCGTAGGAAGATTATGCGAGCAGAAAGACTTTTTGACTTTAATTAAAGCATTTGCTTTGCTCAGACGCAAAAAACCGGCGCGTTTAATGATTTTAGGCGAAGGAGAAGAGCGCAATAGACTCGAAGATGCGATCGCAACTCTCGGTATTAGCCAAGATGTGGCTTTACCAGGCTTTGTGGCTAACCCATACGCATATATGAGTCGGGCTAGCGCATTTGTTCTTTCTTCACGCTGGGAAGGGCTACCAACTGTACTGATTGAAGCAATGGCTTGTGGTTGTCAAGTGATTGCTACTGATTGCCCAAGTGGTGCTAAAGAAATACTAGATGCAGGAGTGTATGGAAAGTTAGTGCCTGTTGGAGATGTAGACGCGATGGCTTTCGCGATGCAGCAAGTGCTAGAAACTTCTACCAATCGGGATAGGTTAATTCAACGAGCGATGTATTTTACAATTGACCGAGCCGTTCCTGAATATTTAACACTCATAAATCATCTATAG
- the murJ gene encoding murein biosynthesis integral membrane protein MurJ, producing MQKIFNAWDKLTNGSINRKIFGAAVTIAILTLLVKVVAVAKELVIAWRFGTGDAVDAFLIALLVPAFVINVVAGSFNAALIPTYIQVREQQGIKAAHQLFSGTMVWGLALLGVTTIIMVIGAPLYLPLIATGFDAQKLNLTFHLLYAIAPLVVLSGIVVVWGSVLNAGERFALAAFSPITTPALTILFLLIKPWGIFALAAGLVGGTVLEILLLGVALKRQEIPLIPQWYGINSSLKQVVHQYTPAVIGAFLMCSAVLVDQSMAAMLEPGSVAALNYGNRVIAFPITLATTALSTAIIPYFSKMVACNDWASVRRTLKQYMFLIFAVTVPLTLLFMVLSEPITRILFERGSFTSSDTIIVARIQALYALQIPFYIANIFVVKLITSMRLNHLLMWVSLFNLLFNIIFNYVFMQWIGIQGIALSTSCVYVFSFTYLFFFTKKNLKQFSEISS from the coding sequence GTGCAAAAAATATTTAATGCATGGGATAAACTGACGAACGGCTCTATCAATCGGAAAATTTTTGGGGCAGCAGTTACTATTGCTATTTTAACTTTGCTCGTCAAAGTTGTAGCTGTAGCTAAAGAGCTGGTTATTGCTTGGCGATTTGGGACAGGAGATGCGGTAGACGCGTTTTTAATAGCTTTGTTGGTACCTGCTTTTGTAATTAATGTAGTAGCAGGTTCTTTTAATGCAGCGCTAATTCCTACATATATTCAAGTGCGAGAACAGCAGGGTATAAAAGCCGCACATCAGCTTTTCTCAGGAACTATGGTTTGGGGGTTGGCACTGCTAGGCGTGACGACTATCATTATGGTGATAGGAGCACCCTTGTATTTGCCTCTAATCGCAACTGGATTTGATGCACAAAAGCTAAATCTTACTTTTCATTTATTGTATGCGATCGCACCCTTGGTCGTATTGAGTGGTATTGTTGTTGTCTGGGGATCGGTTTTAAATGCAGGAGAACGTTTTGCCCTAGCAGCATTTTCTCCGATTACAACACCAGCGCTGACCATTTTATTTCTCTTGATTAAACCTTGGGGAATTTTTGCCCTAGCAGCAGGGTTAGTTGGAGGTACAGTACTGGAAATATTGCTTTTAGGGGTAGCACTCAAACGCCAAGAAATTCCTCTAATTCCTCAATGGTATGGAATTAATAGTTCATTAAAGCAAGTAGTACATCAATATACACCGGCTGTTATTGGAGCTTTTTTGATGTGCAGTGCAGTTTTAGTCGATCAATCGATGGCAGCAATGCTCGAACCAGGAAGTGTAGCTGCATTGAACTATGGCAATCGCGTTATTGCTTTTCCAATCACTTTAGCAACGACAGCATTGAGTACTGCAATTATTCCTTATTTTTCTAAAATGGTTGCTTGTAATGATTGGGCAAGTGTACGCCGTACACTTAAGCAATATATGTTCTTGATTTTTGCAGTAACTGTCCCTCTGACACTGCTATTTATGGTTTTATCTGAACCTATTACTCGAATTTTGTTTGAAAGAGGCTCGTTTACATCTAGCGATACCATTATTGTTGCTCGCATTCAAGCTTTATATGCGTTACAAATTCCTTTTTATATTGCCAATATTTTTGTTGTCAAGTTAATTACTTCAATGCGACTCAATCATTTACTTATGTGGGTTTCTTTATTTAATTTGTTATTTAATATAATTTTTAATTATGTTTTTATGCAATGGATTGGAATTCAAGGTATTGCTTTATCAACAAGTTGTGTTTATGTTTTTTCTTTTACATACCTTTTCTTTTTTACAAAAAAGAACCTCAAACAATTTTCGGAGATTAGTAGCTAA
- a CDS encoding O-antigen polymerase has protein sequence MLDSAYLVLLALIVFIEIFREKSSKFDFLTLFNIYFALMYPLPAFLLAFDFANAASSLGAGISLYTNKLQTVLAIFVGYFLVVIGFYSKSAIAWGQKMSLKTRHNNSVLIYAVALLLFSSISIYVYGLQYGSFINALSQASLIRARAVEGGALVFFKHFTLFAMPASYLLASVVFFQKDKKINPLLILLIFIFSVIVAVIAITLTGGRGYLINYFLCFYLVYILKNRKVSWTFNIVFGIFAVFFLFYGKVFFFSLTALPQGFDAVVNTFVKTIESDSGSDFNFYQFMYNFQFPVHSLEVALHRDYELRWFVDILYAFASLIPQRLLGVVPPETIMYYNTQYIIGNNDFSIPTGFLAFGVYSLWWPGLFIVTFTYGWIGRYLQTMLIKYINQIFWMPFIYTTIAQIWMDFLSSDPETFIQGYFAFLTGIGLLFILYSKISVAQQKA, from the coding sequence ATGCTAGATTCAGCTTACCTAGTTTTATTAGCTCTTATTGTCTTTATAGAAATATTTCGTGAAAAATCAAGTAAGTTTGATTTTCTCACTTTGTTTAATATCTACTTTGCTTTAATGTATCCTTTACCAGCATTTTTATTAGCTTTTGACTTTGCCAATGCAGCATCCTCATTAGGAGCAGGTATATCACTTTATACAAATAAACTCCAAACAGTATTAGCGATCTTTGTAGGTTATTTTTTAGTAGTCATTGGCTTTTACTCCAAGTCAGCGATCGCTTGGGGTCAAAAAATGAGTCTGAAAACTCGACATAATAATTCAGTTCTTATTTATGCTGTTGCTTTGTTGTTATTTTCTAGCATCTCTATTTATGTGTATGGTCTACAGTATGGGAGCTTTATCAATGCTTTATCGCAAGCTTCTCTAATTCGCGCGCGTGCAGTAGAAGGTGGTGCGCTTGTCTTTTTCAAGCATTTTACTTTGTTTGCTATGCCAGCTTCTTACTTATTAGCTTCGGTGGTCTTCTTTCAAAAAGATAAGAAGATTAATCCACTACTCATTCTTTTGATTTTTATTTTTTCAGTTATTGTTGCCGTTATTGCTATTACTTTAACTGGTGGACGTGGATATCTTATTAACTATTTTTTATGTTTTTATTTGGTTTATATTTTGAAAAACAGAAAAGTATCGTGGACTTTTAATATAGTTTTTGGCATATTTGCTGTTTTCTTTTTATTTTATGGTAAGGTATTCTTTTTTAGTTTAACAGCACTTCCTCAAGGATTTGATGCTGTTGTTAATACGTTTGTAAAGACAATTGAGAGCGATTCAGGCAGTGACTTCAACTTTTATCAATTTATGTACAACTTTCAATTTCCAGTTCATTCATTAGAAGTTGCTTTGCACCGAGACTATGAACTGCGCTGGTTTGTAGATATTCTATATGCTTTTGCGTCACTGATTCCGCAACGATTACTAGGAGTTGTTCCACCAGAAACGATTATGTACTACAACACGCAGTATATTATCGGTAACAATGATTTTAGTATTCCCACTGGTTTTTTGGCATTTGGGGTTTATAGTCTGTGGTGGCCTGGACTTTTTATTGTGACGTTTACTTATGGTTGGATTGGTCGCTATTTACAAACTATGTTAATTAAATACATAAATCAAATATTTTGGATGCCATTTATATACACAACGATTGCCCAGATTTGGATGGATTTTTTATCAAGCGATCCAGAAACTTTTATTCAAGGTTACTTTGCATTTTTAACAGGAATTGGGCTACTTTTTATCCTTTACAGTAAGATTTCTGTTGCTCAACAAAAAGCATGA